Proteins from one Bombus affinis isolate iyBomAffi1 chromosome 1, iyBomAffi1.2, whole genome shotgun sequence genomic window:
- the LOC126917143 gene encoding tubulin delta chain-like, with amino-acid sequence MFTIQFGQCGNQLGHKLFSEVSSDLECANTGVSYKANYQYSEDTFNKWFNGISKSNERLARAVLVDTEQKVISKIYNDKSNSWTYPTKNVICQAEGGCANNWAFGYMIKGYELSNVILNCVRQEIEKLDHFDGFLLLLSSAGGTGSGIGSYITKLLRKEYGKKSIVNTTILPFSFGEVCTQNYNTLLTLAKLYSESDINILIENEQIYNICTNLLKKSPTNLQDMNKVISEKLLAVFQPVDCINHNINSLLSQIACHPSYKIATIKSSPHIPATFANYEPVYNWNSYIHHLKQTLRISNFNSQLTNVELKIPSNSLSNTIHHTYACSISNILITRGIASEQDPIVTDIFKEKHLYADWNTINWFTHLHQNRKFLNHDKFLALITNNSQISYSLDVLLNKAWKSYVHSAFLHQYKQFGLEEDDFLQAFAVLENVVKDYKELVPHAKQ; translated from the coding sequence atgtttaCCATACAATTTGGGCAATGTGGAAATCAACTAGGACATAAATTATTCTCAGAAGTATCATCTGATTTGGAATGTGCAAATACAGGTGTATCATATAAGGCTAATTATCAATATTCAGAAGACACATTTAATAAATGGTTTAATGGTATATCTAAAAGTAATGAACGTTTAGCAAGAGCAGTTCTTGTTGATACTGAGCAAAAGGTAATAAGTAAGATTTACAACGATAAAAGTAATTCATGGACATATCCAACAAAGAATGTAATTTGTCAAGCTGAAGGAGGTTGTGCAAATAATTGGGCGTTTGGTTATATGATAAAAGGATATGAATTAAGCAATGTGATATTAAATTGTGTCAGACAAGAAATTGAAAAGTTAGATCATTTTGATGGATTTCTTTTGTTATTAAGTTCTGCAGGTGGAACAGGATCTGGTATTGGAAGTTATATTACAAAACTATTGCGTAAAGAATATGGTAAAAAATCTATTGTTAACACAACAATATTACCATTTTCATTTGGAGAAGTATGTACACAAAACTATAATACATTATTAACTTTAGCAAAACTTTACAGTGAAAGTGATATCAATATTTTAATTGAGAATGAacagatatataatatatgtaccaATTTATTGAAGAAATCACCTACAAATTTACAAGATATGAATAAGGTTATTTCAGAAAAGCTACTAGCTGTATTTCAACCAGTAGATTGTATAAACCATAACATAAATTCATTATTATCACAGATAGCATGTCACCCTTCATATAAAATAGCAACAATCAAGAGTAGCCCACATATACCTGCAACATTCGCAAACTATGAACCTGTGTATAATTGGAATTCATATATACATCATTTAAAGCAAACGCTTAGAATATCAAACTTCAATTCACAGTTAACTAATGTTGAATTAAAAATACCATCTAATTCATTAAGCAACACCATACATCACACATATGCTTGCTCAATATCAAACATTTTGATAACTCGTGGAATAGCATCAGAACAAGATCCTATAGTAACAgacatatttaaagaaaaacattTATATGCAGACTGGAATACAATCAATTGGTTCACTCATTTGCATCAAAACCGAAAATTCTTAAACCATGATAAATTTCTTGCATTGATAACCAATAATTCCCAAATTTCTTATTCTTTGGATGTACTTTTAAACAAAGCTTGGAAATCTTATGTTCATTCTGCATTTTTACATCAATATAAACAATTTGGTTTAGAAGAAGATGATTTTTTACAAGCATTCGCAGTGCTTGAAAATGTTGTAAAAGATTATAAAGAATTGGTTCCTCATGCAAAGCAATAA